Proteins encoded by one window of Drosophila willistoni isolate 14030-0811.24 unplaced genomic scaffold, UCI_dwil_1.1 Seg177, whole genome shotgun sequence:
- the LOC124461013 gene encoding uncharacterized protein K02A2.6-like, producing the protein MGAEVCTSRPIQKLYLDFLGKYPRSRKSNAYILIVLDHFTKFVWLKTMPKATSAATIKFLREELFNTFGVPEIVHTDNGKQFTSKEFEEMVSHFGITHTRTAAYSPQANASERVNQSILTAIRTHVGEDHS; encoded by the coding sequence ATGGGAGCAGAGGTGTGCACGTCGCGGCCGATACAGAAGCTGTATCTGGACTTCCTGGGCAAATATCCACGATCCCGAAAAAGTAATGCCTATATTCTAATAGTGTTGGATCACTTTACTAAGTTTGTGTGGCTCAAAACTATGCCAAAAGCGACGTCCGCAGCGACAATAAAGTTCTTGAGGGAGGAACTCTTTAACACGTTTGGAGTACCGGAGATAGTACACACCGACAACGGGAAACAGTTTACCTCCAAGGAGTTCGAGGAAATGGTGTCCCATTTCGGGATCACACATACGCGGACAGCAGCCTATTCACCCCAAGCAAACGCGTCGGAGCGGGTGAATCAGTCTATTTTGACGGCGATAAGAACACATGTTGGCGAGGATCACAGCTAG